A single window of Patescibacteria group bacterium DNA harbors:
- a CDS encoding F420-0--gamma-glutamyl ligase has product MEYQRRIMEYQPNQGKELIIKVDGKSFARIPVKTHFITNQDNLDDIIKKYILEIAQPSDIVMFGQKVVAIIQNRIVYKKDIKLSFWAKYLSKFATKNPAGPAMGDPYKMQVAINTAGLPRILFAGATGAIAKLFGISGTFYRLAGNQVNQIDGFCDDAFNDYLEMGVLGLKNCDKLCDEIKKKYNFSAIVADINDIGGNILGMSSDLKIKEKLLLQILKDNPLGQKSQSTPIGIIREITN; this is encoded by the coding sequence ATGGAATACCAGCGAAGAATTATGGAATACCAGCCGAATCAAGGAAAAGAGCTGATTATAAAAGTTGATGGAAAAAGTTTTGCCAGGATTCCTGTCAAAACGCATTTTATTACCAATCAAGATAATTTAGATGATATAATTAAGAAATACATTCTTGAAATAGCCCAACCATCTGATATAGTAATGTTTGGTCAAAAAGTCGTTGCAATTATACAAAACAGGATAGTTTATAAAAAAGATATTAAGTTGAGTTTTTGGGCAAAGTATTTATCAAAATTTGCTACTAAAAATCCAGCTGGTCCGGCAATGGGCGACCCGTATAAAATGCAAGTTGCAATCAATACAGCTGGTTTGCCAAGAATTTTGTTTGCCGGCGCAACAGGCGCAATAGCAAAATTATTCGGCATATCCGGAACTTTTTATCGGTTGGCAGGAAACCAAGTTAATCAGATAGATGGATTTTGCGATGATGCTTTCAATGATTATCTTGAAATGGGAGTCCTTGGTCTTAAAAATTGCGACAAGCTTTGTGATGAAATAAAAAAGAAATATAATTTTTCAGCAATAGTAGCTGACATCAATGACATAGGCGGAAACATTTTGGGCATGAGCAGTGATTTAAAAATAAAAGAAAAATTATTGCTCCAAATACTCAAAGACAATCCTTTGGGCCAAAAATCCCAATCAACGCCGATAGGGATTATCAGGGAAATAACAAATTAA